In Syntrophales bacterium, a single window of DNA contains:
- a CDS encoding DNA alkylation repair protein, with the protein MKAADIQGRLQTLGNPERVRILQRFFKTAKGEYGEGDVFIGLYVPEIRKLAREYGDLPLPEAVDLLHSPIHEARLLALLILVGAYDRGDAAARERIYRLYLEHTRFINSWDLVDASAGHIVGRHLLERSRAPLHALSASGLLWDRRIAVMATFHFIKRGEFAETLHIAERLLRDREDLIQKAVGWMLREIGKRDRAAEETFLKVHCRIMPRTMLRYAIEKFPEELRRRYLRGEPPGKS; encoded by the coding sequence TTGAAGGCTGCCGACATCCAAGGCCGGCTGCAGACGCTGGGCAACCCGGAAAGGGTCCGTATCCTGCAGCGGTTTTTCAAGACGGCCAAAGGGGAGTACGGCGAAGGGGACGTTTTCATCGGCCTCTACGTCCCGGAGATCCGGAAACTCGCCCGGGAGTACGGGGATCTCCCCCTGCCGGAGGCCGTCGATCTGCTCCATTCCCCCATCCACGAGGCGAGGCTCCTGGCGCTTCTCATCCTGGTCGGCGCCTATGACCGGGGAGACGCCGCAGCGCGGGAACGGATCTACCGCCTGTACCTGGAGCACACGCGGTTCATCAACAGCTGGGACCTGGTCGACGCCTCGGCCGGGCACATCGTAGGCCGTCACCTCCTGGAGCGCAGCCGCGCGCCGCTTCATGCCCTGTCGGCGTCCGGGCTGCTCTGGGACCGGAGGATCGCCGTCATGGCGACCTTCCACTTCATCAAGCGGGGGGAGTTCGCCGAGACGCTGCACATTGCCGAACGGCTCCTCCGGGACCGGGAGGATCTGATCCAAAAGGCCGTCGGCTGGATGCTCCGGGAGATCGGCAAGCGCGACCGGGCGGCGGAAGAGACGTTTCTGAAGGTTCATTGCCGGATCATGCCGCGGACAATGCTCCGGTACGCCATCGAGAAGTTTCCCGAAGAGCTGAGGCGGCGGTACCTGCGCGGGGAACCTCCGGGAAAGTCCTGA
- a CDS encoding LysE family translocator: MTLYPLFLLVAALTVLSPGPGVVMTLTNSLRYGMKGTFGGILGISVGALAVAAISATSLGILLAASALAFTILKFIGAAYLFYLGIRLWRAPAMRFQEQASRGAGFGRRFLEGLSLQLTNPKVIFFFLSIFPQFIDLSKNYWTQFAVQVLTYSSLVVVIHCLYALFAGTARRWLTSERGGRAINRLGGATFMFFGAALIAAKK, encoded by the coding sequence TTGACGCTCTATCCGCTCTTCCTGCTCGTGGCCGCGCTGACCGTGCTCAGCCCGGGGCCGGGCGTCGTCATGACCCTCACCAACTCCCTTCGCTACGGCATGAAGGGGACCTTCGGCGGAATTCTCGGCATCTCCGTGGGCGCCCTCGCGGTCGCCGCCATTTCGGCGACGAGCCTGGGGATCCTGCTGGCCGCCTCCGCCCTGGCCTTCACGATCCTCAAGTTTATCGGGGCCGCCTACCTTTTCTACCTGGGCATCCGGCTCTGGCGCGCTCCGGCGATGCGCTTCCAGGAGCAGGCGTCCCGCGGGGCCGGGTTCGGCAGGCGTTTCCTGGAGGGGCTGTCCCTGCAGCTCACGAATCCCAAGGTGATCTTCTTTTTCCTTTCCATCTTTCCCCAGTTCATCGACCTCTCGAAGAACTACTGGACCCAGTTCGCCGTCCAGGTCCTGACGTACAGCTCCCTGGTCGTCGTCATCCACTGCCTGTACGCGCTGTTTGCCGGCACGGCCCGGCGCTGGCTCACCTCCGAGCGGGGCGGACGGGCCATCAACCGGCTGGGCGGGGCCACGTTCATGTTTTTCGGGGCCGCCCTGATTGCCGCCAAAAAGTAA
- a CDS encoding methylated-DNA--[protein]-cysteine S-methyltransferase, with the protein MNDPPFFHLRVTPFGPVAVLWSAARGRPEVRRILISRPANPAGQAVSVISPNAVPSSCLEVDGLLDRIESLLNGEDIRFSLEAVRLDLCSPFQRSVLLAEYAIPRGSVSTYSLIARHLGNPKGARAVGTALATNPFPLVIPCHRAIRSDGSLGGYQGGLGMKHTLLAMEGVAFCDENRVAIRTFHYGGPP; encoded by the coding sequence ATGAATGATCCGCCCTTCTTCCATCTTCGCGTGACTCCCTTCGGCCCCGTGGCCGTCCTCTGGTCCGCCGCGAGAGGCAGGCCCGAAGTCCGTCGCATCCTGATCTCCCGGCCGGCCAATCCGGCGGGGCAGGCGGTCAGTGTGATCTCCCCGAATGCCGTCCCCTCTTCCTGCCTGGAAGTTGACGGCCTCCTCGACCGCATCGAATCGCTTCTGAACGGCGAGGACATCCGGTTCTCTCTCGAGGCGGTCCGCCTCGATCTCTGCTCCCCCTTCCAGCGGAGCGTCCTGCTCGCCGAATATGCGATCCCCAGGGGAAGCGTCAGCACGTACAGCCTCATCGCCAGGCACCTGGGAAACCCGAAGGGTGCCCGCGCCGTCGGCACGGCCCTGGCAACGAATCCCTTTCCCTTGGTCATCCCATGCCATCGGGCGATCCGCTCCGACGGCTCTCTGGGGGGCTACCAGGGCGGCCTCGGCATGAAGCACACCCTGCTGGCAATGGAAGGGGTTGCCTTTTGTGATGAAAATCGTGTAGCCATACGAACATTTCATTACGGAGGACCCCCTTGA
- a CDS encoding GNAT family N-acetyltransferase, producing METNPHPLALMPAGPEHAQAASRLIYSTDPHLWDCLFENDFDRFLRFFTAMWKEEESLYSHSNATVAVASGRIAGLEVGYDRERQDRMIPNMMKRTPEILAPGEFRHYLEIVGYIRYLTPPIPNRAYYVLFLATDPAEQGKGLGERLLTGAFDRARERGYDACHLDVAGDNPAVRFYRRLGMEILSESRVLPLEERGVKSHYRMVKRLR from the coding sequence ATGGAAACGAACCCGCATCCCCTCGCGCTCATGCCGGCCGGTCCCGAGCACGCCCAGGCCGCATCCCGGCTCATCTACAGCACAGATCCGCATCTCTGGGACTGCCTCTTCGAAAACGATTTCGACCGCTTCCTCCGCTTCTTCACCGCCATGTGGAAAGAGGAGGAGAGCCTGTACAGTCACTCCAACGCCACGGTCGCCGTCGCCAGCGGCAGGATCGCCGGCCTGGAAGTCGGATACGACCGGGAAAGGCAGGACCGGATGATCCCCAACATGATGAAGCGGACCCCGGAGATCCTGGCACCCGGGGAATTCCGGCATTACCTGGAAATCGTCGGGTACATCCGGTATCTCACGCCCCCGATCCCGAATCGCGCCTATTACGTACTTTTTCTGGCGACAGATCCCGCGGAGCAGGGAAAAGGCCTCGGCGAAAGGCTGCTGACCGGCGCGTTCGACCGCGCCCGCGAGCGAGGGTATGACGCCTGCCACCTCGACGTGGCCGGCGACAACCCGGCGGTCCGGTTTTACCGGCGGCTGGGGATGGAGATCCTCTCCGAGAGCCGCGTTCTTCCGCTGGAGGAGCGGGGCGTGAAAAGCCACTACCGGATGGTGAAGAGGCTGCGATAG